Part of the Plasmodium malariae genome assembly, chromosome: 9 genome is shown below.
ACCCTTATTGGTTTGTTTTGTTCATAGTTATTAAAGTAGaagatttattttgaaattcatatttattttttcataaataattcatctatatatttattcattattaagatttttattttttaaaaaatacatataattctTATACATTGTGCGGTTTTAGTTACTTCCCCCCCTCCTCCAATTTTTTTGCTCTTGTAAgttactaatatatattcctttacTTACAAGGTATAAATTATTGGCCACTCTAAACTTTTGCTCTCTTTCAAAAAAGATGATACGGTAACATAcgatatatgaatatatatttatgtatgtatgtatgtacttaactgtttacatatatatacttgtgCAAATGTAAATGCATACTGCAGATGTATTAATTTCTATGAGATAATTTGAACAGGCAAATACATGGCATTTTTCTGATTGCGATTCATATCCCATTTTGTGGCATTGTTGTAGcgcatgtatacatacatatatatatgtatgtgtatatgtatgtgtatatgtgggTGTATATGCATCTGCATATGTATCTGCATATGTATCTGCATATGTATCTGCATATGTATCTGCATATGTATCTGCATATGTAtctgtatatgtatttctaTATGTATTCCTATAGTATTTCTTTATgtatctatatatgtatacatttttactCATTAAAGCCCGTTCAGATAATACCCCCATGTGTGCCCAttttgcatgtatatatacaaccCCTTAAGTATTAGTACAACACCGAATGTGTTTATACTACATCATACATGCtaacttaatttttcacATCCTAACGTATACATTAATGTGCACCCATTCGTAGAATAGTTAAAGATCAGTgattgtaataattttaaacaaaaccccagaaataatttctttttttatttctaaatttcTTATACGATACAATTTATATGAGGAGTGTTgggtacttttttttttttttttttggtcaTTTGGCTAGTCgcattttaaaatagttGACAGAATATtttagtttaaaaaaaaaaaaaaaaagagataaaatataagagaaaagaaaaaacataaaattgaGAAGATATAAGAGAAGAGAGAAAAACTAGAAGATAACAGAGAAAACGTTAACGGTTATACTTAAAGAATTAATACAAGGAGGGACAGataaatgatgaaataaaaatgaaaaaatggaaagagACAAGAtggcatataaatataatattgatGTTTTTTCATCAATTTTTTGATAGGATTAATTATTCGATGAGAAATACCTTTTTACATGACCATTACatttacttaaaatttaaaaaaaataaagtaattgGATTGTTGTCAATAATTAACTCGTCTGTCTGTTTAGTTATCTCTCCTATAGTTGGGTATTATTGTGACAAACATAAGAAAGAAAGAATCAAAATTCTGCAAATTATTTCTATAACATACCTTCtagttaatattattcattacATGTTCATAAGAACAAACAGTTTAAGTCTAATAATATTCGTAACTGCTATATCGAAGATGTTGCATGAATGCTCTCATGTAATAACGGAATCTATTTTTATAGAGAGTATAGATAAAGGTTAATTTGTTGAAATAATtcatacttttttctttttatgtatttaatttatttttattcacaTATAAATGATCTAAATAATGGTCTGCATTTGGTTAAGCTGATGATTACGTGCTTATGTGCAcgaatacatacatatacacactcCCACATGTATACACTCTTACATTTATGCACATTTTACTTACATAACTTGCTAAAACTTTCCGCAGGAAAGAAAAGCATAATTTTCACGTATCAGAAACTCATAAGTACAGTTGCTACTATGTTAGGcccctttttttgtttaatactattttatttatataatgataagtggaatatcaaaaatatatttataatttttcaattttctattttaactATTCTTCCTCAAACACTTATAAGTTTTCTATGGAAGAATAGTTATAGTGAAACGGTTAGAAGTCCAGAAGAAGTAGacttaataataaaaaaaaatgatgaaaagcatatgttttgtttttctacCAATCATATTccttatattgtttttatatcgCATATAATAACCCTGGCTGGAGCAGGTTAccaccttttttttctttttttttaaatgagtacatatacatatatatacgtacatatatatatatatatatatatatatatatatatatatatatatatatatgtatgtacacgTACACATGCATTTTTACTAGTGTACACCATTTTAATCGTTTGAAATGGTTAAACATAAACAAAAGACGTTgctcatatatacattttgtaTCATTTATAACATGCgtaatttcatataaatacgtTTTTGACTAACTTCCTCTTTATAGGTATGACATTTaagtatttttcattatatttgaaGTCTGAATATAAGGTATCACCTATTCTGATGTGCGTTCTTAACATTGTTATTCCAGTGTTGTTGACCTTCTTTACATACAGTAATTTAAAAGAGAAACAAACTTTTAAGTAGATATACAGACAAACGAACAAACGAATGAACCAGCGAAATACACACTTAGCATTCTCATTTAAAATACTCATGCAGAATGCATACGTCAAccttgttatttttaaattaaaattttgtatcttttttttttttttttttgaagtttCTCAAAAATTGTCAAAATCACTGGGAAGGGCACAGGTTTCTCTGTTTTTCACAACCATCGGTTTTTTGTAATTACTCGAAACTGATATTTAAACAGATACATAAATTCGCataaatattgttaatatttttttcatgatCACATTTGTACGTaagtacgtacatatataaatataaataaataagtaaataaatataaatatatgtatatatatatatatatatatatgcatgccTTATTTTAACCAGGTTGCTGTGTTCACtgctatatatacataactaCCAAGACGTTCTGAAAGTCCACGTTTTTAGGTAATCATAGTGTACACAAAGCTGCGTATTTACCCTTTTATGTGCCTTACATATTCagagaataatatataataatatgtaacaatatataataatatattataatatacatttgtttCCCCTTTTTTGTTGACAGGAGtgtttttcaaaattgtACAAACTCAATAGATAAAAGTATTCTATATGATTTTATTGATACCAACAGATACACAGgtttaaatacaaaatggAACGTGAATGCAAGTTGCACGCATATTTATTACCCATATATTttcacatataatatataacatgtatatatatatatatatatttattcaatatACATGAATTTATCCTTGTACATTCAATTTAACATGCCCACGTATATTCACCTATACATGcttgtttatatgtattatttaaccTTCAAAATGTAGGAAGGTGGATGGGTGTACAAAGTTTATACTATTTGGTTTGGTCTATCAGCGCATATTTtggtattaaaaaattaaaatatattgaaaaggaatgcttattttattttattttttttcctgcaCAATGTGTTCCATCGACCTTTAATTTTTCAGGAGGATGGCTGTCTGACATATCGTCCTACAGgcatacatttaaaataacaagtaattaatccttttttttttttttttttttctttttcttttccctttttcattttttctttatatatgtgcCCAAATGTAAATAAAGTGCACTGCATAgtagaataataatattctgTTAATGTCacagtaaatataataacaccACAATATCTTCTTCCTTCAGCCTTTTTCTATTTGATctcattaataatatatgccCCCCTTTTGTGGCTTGTACCTGTTAAGGAAACCATATAAATGAAACAGTTATCtaatagagaaaaaaaaaaaaaaaaaaaaatatacagttatggataaaaaaagtcagattttttaatgtaaaaaaaaaaaaaatctaagTGAGTATAAAACTTTTACTTCTTAtcttaatatacataatttatttaatataaaattttgaattaaagttttttgtatgtttaaatttgtttataagtatataaaaattttttttttttttttagaaaaccAAAATTTATACTATCATTATTTTGTACTTACGTTGTTGGATATacttacataaaaatatggcataatattttaattttactttgtACTCTAtgtctttaattttttaatagttcttggttttttttttaacctttatttaataaatttttatatattgttttttttccactccctctttttttttttattatgtctGTTGTCATTCCTTTTCAATTGTTTATTAACCATTAAAACTTATCTAAAAATACAACTGAACTTTCTCAGAAATTTCAGcctctataatttttttcaaatggtTGTTTCAactgtttttataaaaaaaaaaaaaaaaaaaaaaaaaacagaaaaaaagaaaaaaagaaagtaagaataaaaaaagaacattaAAAGGGAAAtgaaaattcataaaaaattaagtctATTTATGtcatattttcaatattacatacatatatagacaTGTACCCTATTcggaaaatatattaaaacatatttaataaacatattctCTTTTAATTTGGGATGGTCAAATTTTGCTAAAGTTTAtcttattacattttatgtCAGCTTAACggtaagaaaaatatttatgaacacattattatttataaaaaactaatacgatattcttaaaaaatgataaccATTGATCTTCATTCGtcaaaataatttgtaaaaataatagtagcCCAATATGAAGTTCTCAAAAAggtatatttatgaaaacgTAAATACTCCTTTTAACTTAATACTGACATTTTGTAAAAGTCAGAACAGGCATATTATagttatgtatacatatacatacagccatacgtacatatacatacgcatatacatacacatatacatatatgcatatgttacaacaaattaacaaaagaaaagtaTTAAAATCAAATTTAAACACAAAATTGCACAGGCCAGACTTCCCTACTTGCACAATGTTTCGAATAGTACTGTGTTCAACTTGACATAaccaaaagaaaaaaaagagatggATGTAACAACTATTCGTTAAAACTACTTTCccttttacatttttgtattCAATTTCATGTATAccgaaatttttaaaatggttaacaatttttatgaatCATTTCCATGAACATTTTTTCTAGGCGTATATGCACAATGTACATATTATCACTTCCCTATTTCAGCCTTTACTGAAATCATTActtcaaaaatgaaaatagtgCATCCGTGAACTGCtttcataattaaataaataaaataaaataaaataaaacaaaaaagagtaaaataaagtaataattcaaatgaaattaaactaattattgttaaataaataataaaatcaaaaattCTGAACAAAAGGCAACACATGCCTTGCCTGTTCATAACATCCTTActataaaaggataaaaactgttcataatttttttttttttttttctcgccattattaataatgtttccttttaaaattagaaatgaaaaaaacaaaaaattatctttatGTATTACTcctttcccttttttctttttatttctactACCATACTCTTCATTTCAACCTTTTTATTATCAATAGGGGATTCTTTTGTccctttatatttttaattacatatcatgaaaaaataatttccttTATAAACTATCATAataacttaaatatattttttttacacatttAGTTTACTTCTCTATtccaaaaaggaaaaaagatgTGCCAAAAATGTTAACAGTtgaaatatgcatatacatatatagatatacatacatatatattcttaaaatgTACGCTTGTGCGTGGCTTGAGTTCTACCATTTTCAAGGAtcaaaactttttttaatccCTTAATTGctccttttttattgttgCTACATTGAGAACTACCAGTTGTAAGAAAAActcaaattaaaattttgaaacttattttttaataaaaaaataaaacaaattatgactataattttttctttaaataaaaaaaagagtaaaaatgGAAGAACTAAGATTTGTTCTATTTTCTTACATCAATACAGTGTGgttaaatagaaaaattgtTCTTTCTTAACATAACAAACAAGATAATTtcatgtacaaatatatcgCTAATTTTGTTGTTTCAcggttttctttttttcgtatATGAGTCCATACCATCTGCATTTATGAAGAGAACTATTTGCatcttttctatttttattttatacctTTTTTGCTAACTgatcaatatttttacaattcgAAAAAAAGGTTATAACACTTTTTTACGTACAGTAGAACGGGTGTGCTAAATgcacttttttattttaacaactgatatattattatgatacttttaatttttcattatattttgaagagcatgttatatatatatatatatatatatatatatatatatttttatttattaataatcacttatatttaaatttactaaaagtttcgaattttttattcctttcaCACTTACAAAAAGCGTATCATCCACTGTAGCCACATATGTATGACCAAATTCTGTTGCtctgtatgtatatgtaggtataaatatatttatatgtatatacatatgggtaagtaaataaataaataaataaataaataaataaataaatatatatatatatatatatatatatatatatatatatatatatatatatatacatatacatatatatatgacatGCTTTCAACTATAACATTCTTCAGTTGTTCGTTTtcttgttttaatatttgcCTTGCTTATCCAttcattacttttatttatgacatttttttttgtttttgacATAATGACATTTATACACACAATTATTTGTTACGCATGAATGATACTGATTTAAtgtattttgaatatattaaatattttaaaatgaaattggTTTCATTTTCTATTTAGTGTTTCTATTTTACTTCttaactatttttaaatttttcttgtcctttcttttccttttttttttttgtttcagtAAGttttaaatgtacatatgtaagaAACTACATTATATTTAGATGGAACAGCTGAAAACGCAGAATTAGTCGTTAcgtttttttcgtttttttttgttttttttttttttttttttttttttttttttttttttttttttttttttttttttttttttttttttttttttttctttttaatccTCATTTTGAAGgctaaattattattttttttttttcttttctcctTTTATTGCTCCCTGTTTAATTAacagtaatattttatatgtacaacaCTTGAAGTGCagtatattcaaaatattattgtaatcTTTGCACATACACAGTGTTacgaaaaagataaaagCAGAGAAACATTTTGATATAATTAGCagaaataaatgaaacaatataattataatttcatgttcataaattaaaaaaataaaaaataacaaataaaaaagagtttATTGAAAATAGGTGCAACATAGTTAATATTGCGtgtctatattttttttttttttttttttctttcatttggTTGATTCTacagtgtatatatatatatatatgtaaatatatgtttttcctaatttattttcataaatccTATTCAGCATtagcatttttttaaaactatcAAATATTTGcagtttgtatatatatgtgaaagTGCGTgtatagtatatatgtatttatatatgcacatgcatatatgtataatatatatgatgcaTCTTCATCACTAAACGAAAAAGGAGCATTCTATGTGTGCAAACGCAGACaggaaattttattttaattttaatcttTCAATTTTGTAGAAGTCTTCctaattcataatttttttttctgttctattttttgtttgAATTAAATTAGCagtacatacattttttttttttttttacatacttgttatattcatatataactATGTATTAAAGAGTATAGacataataaatttgtacacgtgtattttgtttttcttgtATAATTGGAAAATTTaaactatatttttgttttgaaaatttttattttttatttggatttatttttttttttttttttgttttacctttttatttgtttcataCACTTATTCGTTTTGTCCtacttattatatttgttagTTTGCTTTATtcattctttcttttttataaatgcagcggttataaatataaatgagaaaaaataaattacatttgTGCATAAATAGGtgtttcatttcatttttaaaaatgtaaatatttttagacAACCGTAAATAGTGTTAGTGTAGATGTTTGAACAAGTTGTTTTAGTACATGAGTTGCTGAACTATATACTTATGTTTTcgaaaatttagaaaaactATGTGCTATATTgctatttttctatattgcTATTTTTCCATCTTGCTATATTGCTATATTgctatttttccattttgctATCGTTCCATTTTAATCTGACTACACATTCACCTAAACATTAtcttaaaatttcatttttttaagtaaatttttttaatttaaaattttctttttcctttttcctttttccttttttttttttttttttttttttttttcttttttcttttttttttctgtttattgtcatgttttatattattctttcaaaattttccttaaaaatgaaatcgtaacgatatataaaaattatgtagcCTTTTGTTCTTTCCCCCCATGCTGTTGTAAATACATATTGTATGtttccttaaaaataaactttaATTCTgcatgaattatatatatatatatatatatataaatgtatatgtatatgtatatttataatatatacaaatgtgtATATGACTGGTTATACCCCTCTTTTTTGTGCTAAAaatgctaattttttttctttacagTAATTGCTTATTTAAACCTAAtttaaagaatttatttcaaattttaattcttaaaaatagtaaaaagtTCATATTATACTGTTTCATTCATAATTAATTTGGGTAATTTTTTCTCTCCATTCATtagcttatttttatttttcacaaaaacaaaaaacaaaaaacaaaaaatacgCTCATAATTCATACACATAGATATACATACTCGTACGTATAGATATACATACTCGTACGTATAGATATACATACCGTACACATAGATGCAcaaatacgtacatacatatatgcatatatacataaagtCTACGTACATTTGCAGCTACTTAGACATTAGTTTGTGTTTCCTTATAACCCCTACTGATTCTACGTCGTAAAAGTATTTTCAACCACTGCTCGTACAGATGTACGTGTATATCTACGCGCatatacgtacgtatatatatacatacatacgtacatacatatataaatacattcgtacatatatacatacataaatacattcgtacacatatacatacacatatacatacaaatatgcgtacacatatacgtacatatatatatatatatacgcataaacctacatgtatatacaaattagACAGTCTTTCAATTTCATGTATTCATGTTAAAAGAACACTTTATGTATggtaaaagttttttttccttttttttttttttttttactattattttaattaaaagcTAGAGAAGATTCTTTAAACATAAATTCTTCTTGTACATGTATGAATAGAAAACATAGCATGTAGagcttttaatttttatattatttataaaaattttaattttctaaaaatatactagATGAATATATTGCTACTaatgtatttaattaaaacaatttGTTATATCCTTGTCTAACTCAGTGAatctactattttttttttttttttttttttttttttttttttttataattaattaatgtaGTAGCTTATGTTAACCTATGTActatgggaaaaaaaagaaaaaaaggatcatgtatgtatatatgtacataaacaaatacatacatgGGCTTTTTActtcctttctttttatgtcttttctttttatatctttttatttcttttcttttttttcatttcttttttttctttttctttttctttttcttttttttttatgaaattttccattaat
Proteins encoded:
- the PmUG01_09014500 gene encoding RNA polymerase subunit, putative, which produces MKKWKETRWHINIILMFFHQFFDRINYSMRNTFLHDHYIYLKFKKNKVIGLLSIINSSVCLVISPIVGYYCDKHKKERIKILQIISITYLLVNIIHYMFIRTNSLSLIIFVTAISKMLHECSHVITESIFIESIDKGKKSIIFTYQKLISTVATMLGPFFCLILFYLYNDKWNIKNIFIIFQFSILTILPQTLISFLWKNSYSETVRSPEEVDLIIKKNDEKHMFCFSTNHIPYIVFISHIITLAGAGMTFKYFSLYLKSEYKVSPILMCVLNIVIPVLLTFFTYISQKLSKSLGRAQVSLFFTTIGFLLLCSLLYIHNYQDVLKVHVFRSVFQNCTNSIDKSILYDFIDTNRYTGRWMGVQSLYYLVWSISAYFGGWLSDISSYRHTFKITTFFYLISLIIYAPLLWLVPVKETI